CTGTCCATATTCAGCACAGTATCCAACTAACTCAAGGGTGTTGGGATGCTTGATCTCTGAGATAAGCGCAACCAGTTCTAGAAAGTCATCTACTGACACTCTTCCATTAGGATTGTCGATCTTCATAACTTCCAATAACTACAAAGAATAAAATAAATCAAGCATAATGTTTAAACTGCACGACAAATAGTGAGTTGCATTGTTACAAGTAGTACTTCATACCTTGCCTTCAGGAAGCTCAGCTAGGAATACCTTTCCTAATCTACTCTCTCTTATCACATTCTGCTCTCTGAAATTGCTTGTATATTGCTGAAGAGATGCAACAGAGTAGGGTGTGGCAGATGTCGGGGTACTTGTCCTTGGTGGAGGGCTATGCCTCCTTTCTGGAGCAACAATGGGCTTAGGCTGTACAACAACTTTTTCAGTAGGGTgtggtggagggggagggggagggggtgcaaCTGCAAAAAGTTCCGAGTCTGTCCGATCCAAATTAATTATGTGCTCCTTTCGGTTTTCAGCAGGTTTCTTTGGGAGAGCTGCAAGCAATTGCACAGAACTTAGACATTTTAACTTGGTGAACAACATGTCAAAATTAGACTGTGCTTGTTTCAAGGGCTTCATACCTGCTGCTGCCAAACTTGACTCACGGCTCCTCTTTTCAAGGGTCTCACCTGGACCTATCAAATAAATTATCTTCAATTAATACAGAAAAAACAAATCCAGAACACCCTGTTCTACCGGTATATGCACAGAAGTTAACCTTTTTTAGTATCATCCCTTTTTTGCACTGAAGCCGGCATAATTTGGGGTTCAACCCTATGATGCACCCTTCCCAGCTGACTTCTGTTATAATCATATCTTGACCGTCTCTCTTGGTACTTGGACAAACAAAAGATTACCAGCAGGACTATAGATATGAATAGCACTACCACAAGAAGAACAAATCCGGCAATCTTGAGCTTTTTTGATGAATTATGTTTCTGAGATGATGAGGTGTTATCTCGAGTAGTTGATCCATCAGAAGAGTTTGAGGGCGGAGGGGATTTTGAAGGGGGCGATGGAGGTGACGGTGCTCTTGTTGGACTTAGACCTGTAGGCGTTGTTGTTGGTGTTGGGGCTTGTTTTGGTCCTGCTGGTGTTGGAGTTGGTGCTGCTCCTATTGATGAAGGTGGTGACACTGAAGGCGGTGATGCTGACGGGGCTATAGTCGTATTAAATGGATTACCATCCTTTCTGCACTGGAATTATGTCAGTAACTTATAACAAGTCACACAAAATCAAATGCAATTAAATATCTAGATCTTCAATAGATGAAATAATGTCAACATTAGACAATGTGATAGGCTGATAGCTATTGCAACTAGGCTGGCACTAAGAAATAGATGAATAGAAGAATGAAGAGGCTTTCTCACTTGAAGATCGGTATGTTCTGTAGTTTCGGAGGTACTGGTCCAGAAAACAAGTTGTTCTCTACATTCCTGATCAGAGTACGGAAATTGATAAGTAACAAAGAGAACCATTTAATATCTGGAGTAACATCTTTACCACTGGAACAGCAAATGGGTTAAACTTTATACTTTGATAATGTCATCAATAGCATTGTTCTCTTCTATCAATTCAAACCAAGCAAATATATAGCGTTTCCAAAGAAAGGTTCAGAAGCAAAGCAACTGCCTATTGGGAAATTAATTGCTGATGCGGTGCCTGTTTAACAAAAACTGCAGTAAAATGGAAAGATGCATTGGCTTCTCGAGAAAAGAAACCATAGTCACAGCGGGAAACCATTGCCTCCAGAAATAAATGAAAGCCAGATGACAGAAGCAATTCCTACTACCAGAAGGTGTCATCAAGAGACATGGAATAGTGTTTTTACTCCTTAATATATTGTGCAAAACATTCAAAAGGCATAAGCTTTTGTGTGTCGGCCACCATGATCTTATAGACTTTTTCTCTGAAGACAAATGTTGTGCAACTGATGGCTTGATGGTTTTGTAAGTAACTAACTATCTAAGGCTCTGTGCGTCAATcaatgcagaggccgggggcctCTTTTCCGAAGAAAAAGTAAGTAACTGACTAAGCACATAATAATATAAATATCAAATGCCTTCTATTCAATTTGCTAAGATAACTGAAAGAGGATGATATAAGGAAGAAGACATTGAGGGATTACAGGTCTTTGATGGGGAGATCCTGCAAGTTGTCAAGGGTCCCTGACAGTTGATTGTCTTGTATGCGCCTATGATACAACAGTTAACAAACAAGGAAACAGAAATGATCTGGGAAAATAGGAACGTGAAAGGTAAGATGTAAACTCACAATGTAGTCAAAGATGACAGGTTTTTCATTGAAGGTGGTAACACACCAGTAAAGTTGTTCTCAGAAATATCCCTGTAACAAAGCTTTATCAGCAAGCAATTAATGCATCATCCTCATCAACACATATAAAAGTGTATGAAAAAGGGATACATCTTACAGATTTATAAGTCCAGCAAGTGAATCGAAAGCATCTGGCAGTTCTCCATCTAGATGGTTGACGTTGAGTGACCTGGGAAAAATAAGGATAGTAAGACATGCACTTAACAAAACAAACTAGCATGAGTATAGACTCGTTGAGAAAAAAAATAGAAGAGGAGTCTTACATGGCTGATAAACCTGTAAGTTTGGACAATGAGCTGGGAATACTTCCAGTGAGCTGATTAGCAGAGAGGAAACTGCAGCAACAAGGAGTAAAGATTGTACCATCAGATGGATTATATCTCAAAGACTAAAAGAGTTGCAGACGAGATAAAAAACACGTACAGATTCTGCAGTGTGAGAGGCAGATCTTCTGGTATAGTCCCGCCAATATTATTGTTACTAAGATCTCTACAGGAACAGGTAAAATTGAATCAGTGAAGAACTTTATTTGGATACAGAAAACAAAGAATAAATTTACAGCATTAGCACCCTTACATGGTGGTGATTGAAGTGAAGTTCCCTAAGCTGCTCAGCTGCCCTCCCAGGTTTGCAACATTCATCTTTCTAGAAAATGGTAACTTGATAAGAGTCCAAAACAAACGAATCAACGAAACCCAAAAGAGAGCCCAACGAAGAGCCTGCCATACATTGAGGTTATTCCTGTGCCGGTGCAGGTAACTCCCTGCCAACCCTCACCGCAGGGGTCTCCACCGTTTGGAATCCACCCGGGAAGGCTTGGCGATCCGAGCGAAACGTACAGTCCATTCATAGCAATAACTACACACCACAAAAAGGATATAAAGAAGAAGCCATGAGCATGAGCATTATTAATAAGTGGAACCCATATATACAAATCCCCATGCTGCCAACTTTTGCATCACAGCACACATGAGCTGAAGGCAGCGGGTTTTAAAGAACATGAATGCACTTGCAAAAGCCACCGTGGGTTCCCCACCCACATTTATACTAAACAGAGCAATGAAAAAAAAAGCTTGTGAGAATCAACACGTGTTACTTGGATCACTTTTGATACCTCGTTTGTCCACTATTTTGCAGATTCATCGATATGGCAATTACTGCGATTAAGACCGAAATACGCGTAGTGGTGCTACTTTAAAAAAAAAATCCAATCTACCATTGCTTTCCCTGGCCCTTCATGGCATCAACTTCAACTTCCACCGATCGAGGGAGCGACCAACATATCTCTTTATCCCGTTGCTGTCGAGGACGATGGGACACAGTTGAGCAGAGGACACCACGTTACTACTGTAGGCCTCAGAAGTTGCTCTCGTTATCCCTGCCGAAAGGGACGGCCCGGTCGCTGGAAAGCCAGTAAAAACATCAGCCGATCCGAATTACACATGTCACGGGCGATCGCCTCGCGCTCGCCAATTCTGCGTTGCCGCATCCGAGACAAAAAAACCTGGTGGCAATCTCATGAAGAACCCCGCCGCGGAATTCACCGCCGGAGTCGAACCCACAGACCTATCCGGAAAGCCGGAGGGTCCTTTGGGGTCCCCCCGTCTGTGCGCTAGCTGTAACCACGTTCGTGCTccctcaaaaaaaagaaaaagttACAGTACCACGTTCGTACGCGAGCGCCGCCCGCAGCCGACACAATTTCACCGCGCATGGTCAAATTGCGGAGTAAAAACCCGCGGAGACGGCGTAGATGACGGGGGTCGCGCGTGGTCCTGCTGGagcaagcggcggcggcgggccggaaATCAATCCCCTGCTTCCACCTTCCACCGGCGACGAGCAGCGGCCCAACCGTGTGGGTCGCTCGcagcacgcacgcacgcaccggAAGGGCTAACgagaggaggagaagggcgaggggGCGTACCGTCGGAGGCGTCGGTGACCGCGCGCGCGGCCAATGCGGCGGCCGCGACCAGCAGTAGAACCAGCAGTACTCGGCCGCCCCCGCCCCCGGCGCGCGCCGGAGCCCGCCTCGTCATCTCCGCCCGACAATTCACACCATCCGACGCGCGCTGAGCCGCCGTGTTGGTCGCGCGCCCGGCCCCAACCGCTCCCCGCCAGACGCGCGCGCGGGGCGAGAGCACGATCGGAGTAGGATGGGAACCGCC
This sequence is a window from Aegilops tauschii subsp. strangulata cultivar AL8/78 chromosome 7, Aet v6.0, whole genome shotgun sequence. Protein-coding genes within it:
- the LOC109781763 gene encoding protein STRUBBELIG-RECEPTOR FAMILY 3 is translated as MTRRAPARAGGGGGRVLLVLLLVAAAALAARAVTDASDVIAMNGLYVSLGSPSLPGWIPNGGDPCGEGWQGVTCTGTGITSIKMNVANLGGQLSSLGNFTSITTIDLSNNNIGGTIPEDLPLTLQNLFLSANQLTGSIPSSLSKLTGLSAMSLNVNHLDGELPDAFDSLAGLINLDISENNFTGVLPPSMKNLSSLTTLRIQDNQLSGTLDNLQDLPIKDLNVENNLFSGPVPPKLQNIPIFKKDGNPFNTTIAPSASPPSVSPPSSIGAAPTPTPAGPKQAPTPTTTPTGLSPTRAPSPPSPPSKSPPPSNSSDGSTTRDNTSSSQKHNSSKKLKIAGFVLLVVVLFISIVLLVIFCLSKYQERRSRYDYNRSQLGRVHHRVEPQIMPASVQKRDDTKKGPGETLEKRSRESSLAAAALPKKPAENRKEHIINLDRTDSELFAVAPPPPPPPPHPTEKVVVQPKPIVAPERRHSPPPRTSTPTSATPYSVASLQQYTSNFREQNVIRESRLGKVFLAELPEGKLLEVMKIDNPNGRVSVDDFLELVALISEIKHPNTLELVGYCAEYGQRLLVYNHFSRKTLDDALHDREEIDIELSWNARLQVALSSGKALEYLHESFQPPIVHQNFEPANVLLDDKLSVCVAECGLAELMPSSSVTQLSGRLRTLLNYDAPEFQESGIISERGDVYSFGVVMLELLTGRKPYDSSRPRHEQHLVRWAGCQLHDIESLSKMVDPSIRGQCSEKVLSRFADIISRCIQREPEFRPPVSAVVQDITSIVNASREESE